In Nymphaea colorata isolate Beijing-Zhang1983 chromosome 3, ASM883128v2, whole genome shotgun sequence, a genomic segment contains:
- the LOC116250978 gene encoding uncharacterized oxidoreductase At4g09670-like, translated as MMTGCATMNEMETKAAVRFGIMGCAAISRKVSRAIGLAPDARLVAVASRTLEKARQFASDNAFPEDAHIYGSYDELLQDPVVEAVYIPLPTSLHRRWVAEAARSGKHVLVEKPAALNAGELQEMLAICEEKGVQFMDGTMWMHHPRTAKMRELLSDATLFGNLKWVHSTFTYVGDAYFLENDIRVKADLDGLGALGDVGWYCIRSILWAVDYRLPKTVTAIRGSVSRSAAGVLLSCGSSLQWDDGRVATFHCSFDANLTTHLTVTGTRGTLVLHDFALPCEDDSATFSFSSDTGLSAQEREWRPFPSIEHRVPTDLPQEACMVREFARLVRCITESGSKPDQTWPAITKKTHLVIDAVMASIEKGFETVLL; from the exons atgatgACGGGCTGCGCCACCATGAATGAGATGGAGACGAAGGCGGCGGTTCGGTTCGGCATCATGGGATGCGCCGCCATATCGAGGAAGGTCTCCAGAGCCATCGGCCTCGCTCCTGACGCCCGGCTCGTGGCAGTGGCGAGCCGCACACTGGAGAAGGCGCGGCAGTTCGCGTCGGATAACGCCTTCCCGGAGGACGCCCACATCTACGGCTCATACGATGAGCTTCTGCAGGACCCGGTGGTGGAGGCGGTGTACATCCCCCTCCCTACGTCTCTCCACCGGCGGTGGGTAGCGGAGGCGGCCCGGTCGGGGAAGCACGTGCTGGTGGAGAAGCCGGCGGCGCTGAACGCCGGCGAGCTGCAGGAGATGCTGGCGATCTGCGAGGAGAAAGGGGTGCAGTTCATGGACGGGACGATGTGGATGCACCATCCGCGGACGGCCAAGATGCGGGAGCTCCTCTCCGATGCCACCCTATTTGGAAACCTCAAATGG GTACACAGCACCTTTACATATGTTGGCGACGCCTATTTTCTTGAGAACGACATCAGAGTGAAGGCAGATCTTGATGGTCTGGGTGCTCTGGGGGACGTCGGGTGGTACTGCATCAGGTCCATCTTGTGGGCAGTCGACTACCGACTGCCGAAGACCGTGACGGCAATTCGAGGCTCGGTTTCCAGAAGTGCGGCGGGAGTTCTTCTCTCATGCGGCTCCTCTCTGCAGTGGGACGACGGCAGAGTGGCCACCTTCCATTGCTCCTTCGATGCCAATTTGACCACGCACTTAACTGTCACCGGGACCAGAGGGACCCTTGTCCTTCATGACTTTGCCCTGCCTTGCGAGGATGATTCTGCAACTTTTTCCTTCTCATCAGACACGGGACTCTCGGCGCAGGAGAGGGAATGGCGTCCATTCCCATCTATCGAGCATCGCGTTCCGACTGACCTCCCTCAAGAGGCGTGCATGGTGAGGGAGTTCGCGAGGTTGGTCAGATGCATCACGGAATCTGGTTCGAAGCCCGATCAAACATGGCCTGCCATCACGAAGAAGACGCATTTGGTGATTGATGCAGTTATGGCTTCCATAGAGAAGGGATTTGAGACTGTGCTACTGTGA
- the LOC116249679 gene encoding uncharacterized oxidoreductase At4g09670-like has product MTERETEAAIRFGILGCATIARKVSRAIRLAPNARLVGVASRTLEKARRFASENGFPEDAHVYGSYEELLQDPEVDAVYIPLPTSLHRRWVAEAARSGKHVLVEKPVALNAGELQEMLAICEEKGVQFMDGTMWMHHPRTAKMREIISDASLFGNVKWVDSAFSFTGNDDFLENDIRVKPDLDALGALGDAGWYCIRSILWAADYELPKTVTATRGSVSRNPAGVLLSCGSSLQWDDGRVATFHCSFDANLTMNLTVAGSRGTLILHDFIVPFQENSSKFSLSSNTRLAEMALGWHPFPVEHHVHTDLPQEACMVSEFARLVRSIKDSGSKPDQRWPDITKKTQLVIDAVIASIDKGFETVSL; this is encoded by the exons ATGAccgagagggagacggaggcgGCGATTCGGTTCGGCATTTTGGGATGTGCCACCATAGCCAGGAAGGTCTCCAGAGCCATCCGTCTCGCTCCCAACGCCCGGCTTGTGGGAGTGGCGAGCCGTACACTGGAGAAGGCGAGGCGGTTCGCGTCGGAGAACGGCTTCCCGGAGGACGCCCACGTCTACGGGTCATACGAGGAGCTTCTGCAGGACCCGGAGGTGGACGCGGTGTACATCCCCCTTCCGACCTCTCTCCACCGGCGGTGGGTAGCGGAGGCGGCCCGGTCGGGGAAGCACGTGCTGGTGGAGAAGCCGGTGGCGCTGAACGCCGGCGAGCTGCAGGAGATGCTGGCGATCTGCGAGGAGAAAGGGGTGCAGTTCATGGACGGGACGATGTGGATGCACCATCCGAGGACGGCGAAGATGCGGGAGATCATCTCCGACGCCTCCCTCTTTGGAAACGTCAAATGG GTAGACAGCGCCTTTTCATTTACCGGCAACGACGATTTTCTCGAGAACGACATCAGAGTGAAGCCAGATCTTGATGCTCTGGGTGCTCTAGGGGACGCAGGGTGGTACTGCATCAGGTCCATCTTATGGGCAGCGGACTACGAACTGCCAAAGACTGTGACGGCCACTCGCGGATCGGTTTCGAGAAATCCGGCCGGAGTTCTTCTGTCCTGCGGGTCGTCTCTGCAGTGGGACGACGGCAGAGTGGCGACCTTTCATTGCTCCTTCGATGCCAATTTGACCATGAACTTAACTGTCGCCGGAAGCAGAGGAACCCTTATCCTCCATGACTTTATCGTGCCTTTCCAGGAGAATTCTTCAAAGTTTTCCTTGTCATCAAACACGAGACTCGCAGAGATGGCGCTCGGATGGCATCCATTTCCTGTTGAGCATCATGTGCATACTGATCTGCCTCAAGAGGCGTGCATGGTGAGTGAGTTTGCAAGGTTGGTCAGAAGCATCAAGGATTCTGGTTCGAAGCCCGACCAGAGATGGCCTGACATCACGAAGAAGACGCAACTGGTGATTGATGCAGTTATAGCGTCCATAGACAAGGGATTTGAGACCGTGTCTCTGTGA